The Lactobacillus sp. CBA3605 genome contains a region encoding:
- a CDS encoding BspA family leucine-rich repeat surface protein — translation MSKLQNKWGCLLLSLTVGVVTPLTTVGAAVTEVQTVTTANSLPPVGSDDAVARLVATTASAVSDSAVSSSAPVTDSAASEAASSATVTSSTTTSEASRAATETAVTKTTATTDDTVATGVSGTVNWTIGDDGVLHLSAGSFGTLPSNSSLWNSYAAQITSISIEGPITAGANATYARLFSGLLNVTTITGLNQLSLAGVTNVSYMFYNDTSLISVDFGDNDFSSVATMLSMFEGCTKLTTVGTAWTFNKVTNLSRMFYNCASLTTVNTHDWNTSNVTALSGTFWGCKALTAIDVSGWQLGNVTSLENTFNGCSSLTTLAVGNWDTSKVTSLNSTFINCSQLTTLNVSKWKMGNVTTLASAFNGCLNLTTLPVGNWDTSNVTTLNYTFTNCKSLTSLDISQWQTPKLVTFSQTFQGASSLTALDFNGTGWDTSNVTSMLGLFNGSGLKTLDLSQLTTAKVTNFKNTFSGMAKLTTLNLASWDTSAATSYTAMFGSSQNLQHLTLGEKFTFHGDTSMALTSGAITNGYTGDWQLGDDGPAIATNDLMTTYDGSTMAGQYNWVKVPTKSTVTVKYVDTIGETVSPAVTYTGTVGSNYAFAPKVLAGYTLTTTPANATGVYTTAPITVTYVYTGNLIFSSVPSTVSFGRHILTGQSATYGANLDQELVVKDNRSPNASWTLSAQLGAGGFVNTATGDSLAATLTYRDALGTATVIGNVATPIVTQMSISNNPVSVSSGWSTTTGLLLTAQDSSLIGTYQAKITWDLGDTVANN, via the coding sequence ATGAGTAAATTACAAAACAAATGGGGCTGTTTGTTGCTTAGTTTAACGGTTGGGGTTGTGACACCGCTAACAACTGTGGGGGCTGCTGTGACTGAAGTACAGACCGTGACGACCGCCAATTCACTGCCACCAGTTGGTTCGGATGATGCTGTCGCGCGCTTGGTGGCGACCACGGCTTCAGCGGTGAGTGATTCGGCAGTTTCAAGTAGTGCGCCGGTAACTGACAGTGCGGCAAGCGAGGCCGCAAGTAGTGCCACCGTGACCAGTTCAACGACTACCAGTGAAGCTAGTCGGGCAGCGACTGAGACTGCAGTGACGAAAACCACGGCGACCACTGATGATACGGTGGCGACTGGGGTTAGTGGTACGGTTAATTGGACAATTGGTGATGATGGGGTCTTACATTTAAGTGCTGGGAGTTTCGGCACATTGCCAAGCAATAGTTCACTGTGGAACAGCTATGCGGCTCAGATTACCAGTATTAGTATTGAAGGTCCTATCACAGCGGGAGCGAATGCGACCTATGCTCGTCTATTCTCCGGGCTACTTAATGTAACCACGATTACGGGATTAAATCAGTTGAGTCTGGCTGGTGTGACTAATGTGAGTTATATGTTTTATAACGATACTAGTCTGATAAGCGTTGATTTTGGTGATAATGATTTTTCGAGTGTGGCGACCATGCTATCAATGTTTGAAGGCTGTACTAAACTAACGACCGTTGGGACAGCGTGGACTTTCAATAAGGTGACCAACTTATCAAGAATGTTCTATAATTGTGCATCCTTGACCACGGTCAATACGCACGATTGGAATACCAGCAATGTCACAGCACTTAGTGGGACCTTTTGGGGGTGTAAAGCCTTGACCGCCATTGATGTTAGTGGTTGGCAGCTTGGTAACGTGACCAGTTTGGAAAATACTTTTAATGGTTGTTCCAGCTTGACGACGTTAGCGGTTGGTAACTGGGACACAAGCAAGGTGACCTCCCTAAATAGCACCTTTATCAACTGCTCACAATTAACGACGCTAAATGTGAGTAAGTGGAAAATGGGTAATGTAACCACTTTAGCATCTGCTTTTAATGGTTGTCTCAATTTGACAACACTTCCGGTTGGTAATTGGGATACGAGCAATGTGACGACGCTTAACTATACTTTCACTAACTGCAAGAGCCTCACTTCCTTAGATATTAGTCAGTGGCAAACACCGAAATTAGTTACTTTTTCGCAGACATTTCAGGGTGCAAGTAGTCTTACAGCCTTGGACTTTAACGGGACGGGTTGGGATACGAGCAATGTGACTAGTATGCTTGGGCTTTTTAACGGTAGCGGATTAAAAACGCTTGATTTAAGTCAGTTGACGACGGCTAAAGTCACAAATTTTAAGAATACCTTTAGCGGAATGGCTAAGTTAACCACCTTGAATTTGGCTAGTTGGGATACTTCGGCGGCAACTAGTTATACGGCTATGTTTGGTAGTTCCCAAAACTTACAACATCTTACACTGGGAGAAAAATTCACGTTTCATGGTGATACATCGATGGCGTTGACCAGTGGTGCGATTACTAATGGATATACTGGAGATTGGCAGTTGGGGGATGATGGGCCGGCCATTGCGACAAACGACTTAATGACGACCTATGATGGCAGTACGATGGCCGGGCAGTATAATTGGGTCAAGGTACCGACTAAATCAACGGTTACTGTGAAGTATGTGGATACAATCGGTGAGACTGTGTCGCCAGCGGTAACTTATACTGGTACGGTTGGTTCTAACTACGCATTTGCGCCTAAAGTGTTGGCTGGTTATACATTAACAACCACCCCAGCTAATGCGACTGGTGTTTACACGACGGCCCCGATTACCGTGACATATGTGTATACGGGTAACCTGATATTTAGTTCAGTACCTAGTACGGTGAGCTTTGGGCGTCATATTCTGACGGGACAGTCGGCGACTTATGGCGCTAACTTAGATCAGGAGTTGGTGGTGAAGGATAATCGAAGTCCCAATGCCAGCTGGACGTTGTCAGCGCAACTAGGTGCCGGTGGTTTTGTCAATACAGCAACCGGTGATTCATTGGCGGCGACCCTAACTTATCGAGATGCGCTGGGCACCGCAACGGTGATTGGCAATGTGGCAACTCCAATTGTGACACAAATGAGTATCTCGAATAATCCCGTTAGTGTGTCAAGTGGTTGGTCAACGACGACTGGGTTACTCTTAACGGCGCAAGACAGTAGTTTAATTGGCACTTATCAGGCTAAAATCACATGGGATTTAGGTGATACCGTCGCAAATAACTAA